The following coding sequences lie in one Oncorhynchus gorbuscha isolate QuinsamMale2020 ecotype Even-year linkage group LG10, OgorEven_v1.0, whole genome shotgun sequence genomic window:
- the ero1a gene encoding ERO1-like protein alpha isoform X3 gives MKRYVFLGVLSMYYLQVSSSAAHGCFCQVTGSLEDCACDVETIDAFNNERLFPKLQKLLESDYFRFYKVNLNKPCPFWTDDGLCGQKNCAVIPCPPNEVPEGIKTNGHHNKYSAEANNQECEKAETLGAVDSSLSKETRQALLEWNKHDDEAERFCVIDDEESPDSQYVDLLLNPERFTGYKGPEAWQIWNSIYEENCFKPYTVKRPLNPMASYSGTDGKTFYSWLDGQCVEKRAFFRLVSGLHSSINIHLSARYLLDDNWFQKKWGHNVSEFQQRFDAQLTNGEGPKRLRNLYFLYLIELRALAKVLPLLQRPSFQLYTGQPTQDRQHKRVLLELLQVAKSFPLHFDETSLFAGNKEEATNLKEDFRLTFRNISRIMDCVGCFKCRLWGKLQTQGLGTALKILFSERQIEALPKSSSARLTFQLSRQEIVSLLNAFGRISTSIRELENFRSLLSKVR, from the exons GTGACCGGTAGCTTGGAGGACTGCGCTTGTGATGTGGAGACAATTGATGCCTTCAACAATGAGCGACTCTTCCCCAAACTTCAGAAGCTGCTTGAGTCCGACTATTTCAGGTTTTATAAG GTGAACCTGAATAAGCCATGTCCATTCTGGACAGACGATGGCCTCTGTGGGCAAAAGAACTGTGCCGTGATCCCATGTCCACCA AATGAGGTTCCAGAGGGAATCAAAACAAATGGCCATCACAATAAG taCTCGGCTGAAGCAAACAACCAGGAGTGTGAGAAGGCTGAGACGCTTGGAGCAGTGGACAGCTCCCTCAG TAAGGAGACCAGACAAGCCCTTCTGGAATGGAACAAGCATGATGACGAGGCAGAGCGATTCTGTGTGATTGATG ATGAGGAGTCTCCTGATTCCCAGTATGTGGATCTACTGCTAAATCCAGAGCGCTTCACTGGATACAAGGGGCCCGAGGCCTGGCAAATCTGGAACAGCATCTATGAGGAGAACTGCTTCAA ACCATACACTGTGAAGCGACCACTAAATCCTATGGCATCTTACAGTG GAACTGATG GGAAGACATTTTACAGTTGGCTGGATG GCCAGTGTGTGGAAAAGAGGGCTTTCTTTAGGCTCGTCTCTGGGCTCCATTCTAGCATCAACATACACCTGAGTGCCCGGTACCTCCTAGatg aCAACTGGTTCCAGAAGAAGTGGGGTCACAATGTCTCTGAGTTCCAACAACGTTTCGATGCCCAACTGACCAACGGCGAGGGCCCAAAGAGGCTGCGCAACCTCTACTTCCTCTACCTGATCGAGCTGCGTGCCCTGGCCAAAGTTCTGCCTCTTCTCCAGCGCCCCTCCTTCCAGCTGTACACTGGCCAACCCACCCAGGACCGACAACACAAACGCGTGCTCCTAGAGCTCCTCCAGGTGGCCAA GTCTTTCCCTTTGCACTTTGACGAGACGTCTCTGTTTGCTGGGAATAAGGAGGAAGCTACCAATCTCAAG GAGGATTTCAGGCTGACCTTCCGCAACATCTCCAGGATCATGGACTGTGTTGGCTGCTTTAAGTGCAGGCTCTGGGGCAAACTACAG ACTCAGGGGTTAGGCACAGCCCTGAAGATCTTGTTTTCCGAGCGACAGATCGAGGCTCTGCCCAAATCCAGCAGCGCCCGGCTCACTTTCCAGCTCAGTCGCCAAGAGATAGTGTCTCTCCTCAATGCCTTTGGAAG GATTTCAACCAGCATCAGAGAGTTGGAGAACTTCCGATCACTGCTGTCTAAGGTCCGGTAG